TGCATACTAGTATTAGTACACACTGCCATCATTAGGCCTGAGGAGGAACTacctgaaaaaagaaagaaacacagGTGACTTGGAATACAGAGCTCAGATGAATGAAAAACAGCAAAAAGGTGGTGGGTGAGCGAGGAGAACTGTACCGTCTCCAAATCTTTGATCACCACGACACCCTTCTCTACTTCCAAGTCACTCTCAGTGTCATTGTGCGACCGGTATTCCTCACTGTCGGTCTCAACTGCGCTGGGCTGCAGGAGAAAAGGAGCATCCCGAAACTTGGCACAAACAAGTGATGCATACCAACAGGATTTGGGAAGGTAAAGCAAACCTCATAGTCTGGATCAACTGCGTGATCTTCCTCAGCCAGCTCCTGATTGAGCGCCTCCACCCAGGACTGCTGCTCTacctcctcttcctcatccaGGTCATCCTGTTTTCTCTTGCTGCCTTTGCCACAAGGCTTGGTAGGGGAACAACGCACCTCTAGAgcggaaaacaaacaaacacacacctgctgcatttttttttttttttttcccctctcaaaGTGGATTTTTACCTGAAGAAAAGGGATAATCATACCAGGGGACACAGCACAGCCAATGCTGGTGCAGACCGGATAACCCAGAGCGCTCTGGATGCGCCGGGGAAGGATGGCCAACAGCAACCGTGTGACCCTGTTGAGACGCTTCCGGACTGTTCTGCACTGCCTTTCTTTTGGGGAGCCACTTTTTTCCTCCCGAGCCAGAGAGATGACCTTCACTGGCGCGGAGAACCCAAATAGCCACCAC
The sequence above is a segment of the Onychostoma macrolepis isolate SWU-2019 chromosome 22, ASM1243209v1, whole genome shotgun sequence genome. Coding sequences within it:
- the org gene encoding oogenesis-related isoform X1, with the protein product MTGQSNYAVESETVEGQEKKAVVKRGGVVSAIFCRISQFWPVRCTMRALRGLWWLFGFSAPVKVISLAREEKSGSPKERQCRTVRKRLNRVTRLLLAILPRRIQSALGYPVCTSIGCAVSPGMIIPFLQQVCVCLFSALEVRCSPTKPCGKGSKRKQDDLDEEEEVEQQSWVEALNQELAEEDHAVDPDYEPSAVETDSEEYRSHNDTESDLEVEKGVVVIKDLETVVPPQA
- the org gene encoding oogenesis-related isoform X2, translating into MTGQSNYAVESETVEGQEKKAVVKRGGVVSAIFCRISQFWPVRCTMRALRGLWWLFGFSAPVKVISLAREEKSGSPKERQCRTVRKRLNRVTRLLLAILPRRIQSALGYPVCTSIGCAVSPGMIIPFLQVCVCLFSALEVRCSPTKPCGKGSKRKQDDLDEEEEVEQQSWVEALNQELAEEDHAVDPDYEPSAVETDSEEYRSHNDTESDLEVEKGVVVIKDLETVVPPQA
- the org gene encoding oogenesis-related isoform X3, whose amino-acid sequence is MTGQSNYAVESETVEGQEKKAVVKRGGVVSAIFCRISQFWPVRCTMRALRGLWWLFGFSAPVKVISLAREEKSGSPKERQCRTVRKRLNRVTRLLLAILPRRIQSALGYPVCTSIGCAVSPEVRCSPTKPCGKGSKRKQDDLDEEEEVEQQSWVEALNQELAEEDHAVDPDYEPSAVETDSEEYRSHNDTESDLEVEKGVVVIKDLETVVPPQA